GGAGCTCCAGAAAGAATCTGCTATGCCCAGACGTCCGTATTGTCTAAAATATGATCAATAAGGGGGTGCTGCCATGGGCAATAACCGCTTGGGCATCAGCAAGAGAGTCACCGCCATGCTGCTGGCCAGCCTGGCTCTGGTGATACTTTGGTCATCGCAGCCCCTGGCCGGTGATACCGATGAGGAGATTCAGGACACCATACTCCGCCAGATCGAAGCCTTCGCCAACAACGATCAGGAACAGGCCTGGGCCCATGCTTCCGAGGGGATCAAGCGCCGCTTCAAATCTTCCCAGGTGTTTATTGACATGGTCCGGGAAGCCTATCCCGCCGTGCACAGCGCTACCGCGATAGAATTTACCAAGCGTGTACCTCACGGCAGCTTTGAAATTCAGGTGGTGAAATTGCAGGGGCCTGAGGGTAAACGCTGGGATGCGTACTACCGCATGGTGATGACGGAGGGCGCCTGGAAGATTGCAGGTGTTCGCCTGGAACCCGCAGAACTCAGTATCTGAGTCAGTCTGGCCAGCGGAGTCCGCATGGTCAGGCCTGGGGTTGTTTCCGTAACGACGATTCCAGGTTCTTGGTTTCGGTAATATCCACCAGGGTGATGACCACGCCATCAATCATATTGTCCACCCTGCG
Above is a genomic segment from Marinobacter panjinensis containing:
- a CDS encoding DUF4864 domain-containing protein; translation: MGNNRLGISKRVTAMLLASLALVILWSSQPLAGDTDEEIQDTILRQIEAFANNDQEQAWAHASEGIKRRFKSSQVFIDMVREAYPAVHSATAIEFTKRVPHGSFEIQVVKLQGPEGKRWDAYYRMVMTEGAWKIAGVRLEPAELSI